The sequence tattattattattattattattcacagaCTGCTGTCTCTATTCGAGACATAGCAGGGGTGGGTCAGTACAAAACaatgaatatcgatggaagaacgCAGTTGCATAATATAACAGGTTAAAAGAACACACTGAAGAGGTAAAACAGCTTTACAGATTACAGACCAAAATTAATGTAATAACAAATAATGAGTACCAGAACTTGAAATATTGAAGGTACAGGAACAGTGTTTGCATGATATATCGCATTTCTTCCGCGTCGGGCGTGCCGGCATGTTATGCGTTTCCTTCAAAGACGAAACGCTTCGAAATCGCGAGTAAAATTACAAGACGAATCGCGCTGCTTCGTTATTCTGAACGGCTTCAAGGAGATTGGTGAGGATTCGAAATAACTGACGCATATTTCAGGGAAGAATGTTCGAGGAAATTGTATGCTTGCTGTCCCTGCAGTGCTTACAGTCTGGGAGCCCCCCTCCTTTATTGACAAGAGACCCCCCTCGCTAGAAAATTTTGCTCACATTTATGAGTTCTGCGGCTTCACCAGACAGTCGGGACTGTTCAGAAACGTTAGCTGTGTTTTTTATATCACGATTACTGCGTCTATTTGTAACTTGCTAACATTGCTTTTCTTAACTAGTGCTTCTCATATGTTTGCATTAAAAAGAATAATACTCAGTATGTTTTTCGCCGTGCTGCATTATCTTGTATTCACGAACAAATTCTACAGTATAATGAAAATGTGTACGCACGCtacgtatctctctctctctctctctctctctctctctctctatatatatatatatatatatatatatatatatatatatatatatatatatatatttatatatatgtatatatatatatattagaccATACTGGTTGCTACCAGTTTTTGGTAAATCTGTATGCTCTATGcccgcaaaattaaaaaaaaaagtcgagaaAGTAGCCCCGTCAAACCAAGTAGCCCTCTTGCGAAGATCGCGCGAAATGCGACGCGGCTGTTTCTCCGACAACGCGCAACGTTGCGCAATCCCGCTCGTCTTCCGGATCACTCGAGACATTTCCAGCACATTCGATATCGAGCGAGTGACCTTTCGTTGTCTCCGCTTTGATCCAACGTCTTAGCATCGAACAGCTTAACAAAGTAAAATGACAACACCATTCCATTCTTCTTCATCCAGTACAGAGAGCTTTGTAACAGGGACAAAACAGCCGACGCGAAAAACAGTTTCGTTTGTTGTCAGCGATGGTTTCTCATAGCGCCGCTAGATGGCGAGACGCGTCTCGcatctttttttcgtgttttgcgtTTCATCCCAGCGTCACGAGTGACGTCGCCAAGGCGAGCGCGGTGCCTGCTGGGATGCGCGAAGCCATCCACAAAGCGAGCCGGGAGCGACGGAGCGGGCAACGTCGCACACCGCTTTCCGAGCGCCTCAGCGAAGTCATGGAGCTCTCGTCGGTCGGCGAGCGCGTCTTCGCCGCCGAGTGCATACAGAAGAAGCGAATTCGAAAGGTGCGTTGCTGATGCTGACGAGGCGACGACATGCGCATCGCGTCGCGACTCGCCCGGGCGGGCTGTGTGATGAGTGGCCGCCGCCGCGTCCGTGTGCACTGATCCTGCGTCTTGCTCCGTTTTCTTGCAGGGCCGTGTCGAGTACTACGTCAAGTGGCGTGGCTGGAGTCACAAGTGAGTGTGAAGGCACCGTCACCTCGCGTTCCCGTGCACGTTGCGACTGTTCGCTGTCGGTGCGATGTTAGGATTTTGTTGCTGTGCGTGTTGTCGCAGCCGAAGTTACCTCGCCGCGGCGCGCCACCATGTTTTTCTCGCGCCGTTGTGACGGCTGCAGTCCCCTCCCCTCGTCCCCCCTTCCTGCTTTCCTTCGGGCGTTGCCTGCAAAAGCTGGCGCTGGTGTTTCGGTTGCTAAGCTTTTATTTCACCGTCGATCTGCCATTTTTGTCGCAGGTACAACACCTGGGAACCCGAGGAAAACATACTGGACGGCCGTTTGCTGGAAGCCTTCGAGAGCAGGTGAGAGGCTATTTCATTGGGCGAATGTGGCGAGGAGGATGGCGGGCTCGTTCTTCCGCAGCGTGGTGTCGACTCTCCTCCGCGCCCGCAGGACCGGTTCCCTTTCTCGCGCATCCCTCCTCTCTTAGTGGTTCTTTccacgagggctttttttttcatcttttttgcttGTTTACAAGTTCGTCGCGCGCGCGCCTTTACTGTGTCTTTCAGTATGGCGGCCCTCACAACTACCCAGTTTACGTTGCCGCATGTTGTCATTCTCTGTATCACTTTCCGCCCATTGGTATGCCCTGAAGAAGCCGTTGTCTGTCTTGCGAAAGCGCTCCTGTTGAGTAGCCATTCCTCGACCTCCCGCGATTTGTCGGCGCTCGCAGCGCCACTCGGCGTGTTTAGGGAAGTGTCATCCCGATGGACGCACGTGACACGCAGTTGACACCACAAAAACCCGGCCATCTTCCGGTGTTAACTGCAGCACTTGTTCTTCGTGCGCTGCTGTCATCGTGTCGTGGGAGAATCGAAACGTTGATTCAGCTTTTCTGGAACCGACCCGCGCTTGCGACCGCAGAATCGTtttgggcgacaaaacgtcttgtCAGATCATTGATTCGGGTATTCCCTGTTGTGTCGCGGGTGGCGTCAGTCAGCAGCATGCGACTTCGATCCCGCCGTTTGCTCGTGTGAGTCACTGCCCCGCAGAACGACGCCGCTTTTTGTTACGATGCGCCTGTGCTGACCAGCACTTCTGttgttcgtttgttctttcaGTCAGAGAGATTCTGGACCGGGCAAGCGAGGCCAGAAATCCAAAAAAGAACGAAGTCATGTGAGTACCTCGAATTGCGAGTTGGGTGACCTGTGCTGTAAGCGTTTGCGCTCTATAATTAACAATTTACTTGCACATGCGCATGGCTCGAGTTGAATGAGCTTGGTATGATTAATCCTGTGCAGGACTAGATTAAGGCATGTTGGTGCATGGACTGACGAGGACGCAGCACCTGTCCGGTGTACTGTTTTCTTTGGCCCTGCTTTGTAGTGCTGCGTTCTCCCCAGTTAGCAGCTCTGAAAGATATATGCGCCGGTTACTGTAATTGTCAAACATGACAGAGATAACTGCGTACTTAAGATGCTTGACATAATAGGCCATCAACCATGCTCATCCTCTCTGTTTGGCATGGGAGGGATTTCCAAGAGGAATTGTGCCGATGCAATTATTGGCCTCTTATATGCAGAAGGCTTTGTGCATCAAACACTGTCCCACCATGCACTTGCATGACAAATGTGTTGTCAAGCTTCAGTGTACATTGGCGAACCATTGTGAAATATGCCAAAGTGCACTGAAGGTCCACAGGGTCAATAGGCAGGAAAATTATGCACGAGGGGGTTTGTGCATACAAGAAATACTGCACATTTCTTGTAATTATTCAAGCAGTGAAGTGAGTTGGTGTCAAGTGCCCTAACCTGTGCATTTCAGAGTCATTGGCAGAGAATCTAAATGTGGGGGGTGCTAAGATGTGATGGGTAGGAGGGTGAGAGTTATAGGTGTCTGGTGTGAGCCTGCCTAAAGCCACCACTGGTGAAGATCTTGGTGGCAGCACTCAAGTAGGAATCTCGAGGAATAAAGTGAAGAGCCTTTAATTGTTGAAGTTCTTcacaacccttttttttttccacttaaAGGGACTGGCAACTGGGCataacgtgtgattagatcctggtgttAATGAAACGACATAGTGGCatattcaagcatccttttcacAATCTGATTAGAATTTGTATTGGTAATTCATGTTTAAAAGTCACAAAAAATCAGTATGTCACGCAGCTAGTGGAAGAGCCTCGAGGCTTGATTAGTTGTTCACTTTGCTGCCTGTAGTCTGGTGCTTTCAtgtgcaccataattagtgctcagaATTAGAGTATGtgtattattatctatccccgctttATTCTGTGTTGCTTATGAGGTAAAGAAACTTGCTGCCTTCACGGCTACTCGAGGAACATGTCGAGCAGCGGTGCATGTGCACAGAGTGCACGCATGCACTTTTTGCAGCATGTGGTGTGTATATACAACTTCATAGTAGCCGAAGATAGAAAAAATTTAATTATGAACATGTCACAGTGTTTACCGGGTTACCATTCCAAGTTAATCTGACtggtaagcttttcgttgcgctaaagaaaacaggtaccataaaaattggttgtcggtccctttaagcagcaCAGGCTTTGAATGGCCAACACATGTACTTCACCATAGCAGCAGACAAGTCTCATTTCGGCATATTGGTCAGGTTGCGTCCTTTGAACCACATCGCGCACCCTCTGCAAAATTGCATGTAGAAATGGCCTGTAGCAGACTGCCCAGGCAGTACAAATTCAAGGTGTACCAAATCGTCGTTGGCGAAGTAATTCCGGAAACAAACTTTCTGACTGCCCCTCTTATGCGAAAATGTTTGTATTATACTGTTCCAGTGCCTGTCATATCAGAGGTCACTTAGTATTTCAAATAAGACTAGCACCAGACAAAAGAGGTTAGAAATTTTAGCACAGGCTACTCCCTAATGCAAAATTAGTGCAGCAGGACTCTGGTGTCGGCGGCACGGAGTCTCTGCTCAGAGAGTTCATTTAGCAGCAGCGACTGACAGCACTTTCAGCAGCTCCGCCTTTTGTTGAATTGTGGTTGTCAGAGGAGGCACCActtaacaatggtaggttagaaattcctagaagggcttGACTACTTCCAGCTGTAACAcgtaatacccctgtcacgcAGCAAATGTAATGacatttacagctaatgtcattcgtttgtaatgccatttgtttgctgtcacacggtGAAACTAATGCCATCCGATGAAAACGTCATTTTCTGACGAATTagttcccgaaacacattcgcattcaATTTCGGACCGAATGCATAGTCTCGACGCCAGGGACATTATAGGGAGATGACTGTTGACTTATGTatacgtaacttttgtaattCATAAATATCTTATTCTTTACTTGATTAACTTCTTACTGGTTTGGTGATGTAAAAGCACACGCGAAAGTTTCGaaaaagaaagctactctcagCTACAGCAGCTGGACACaggccatgtttcatttgtgctctcttgttgCCTGGATCACGGGTGTTGATCGTCTGATTGCACATGTTTTGGTGATCGAGGTGGTGACTGCATGAATTAgctgccgccgtctcatttctgcagccagaGTGTCAGTCGTACTCCCACCACGCCCGGTCATATCGTCTGCCATGTTGGTTTTCGCTTGTTTCTTGGCTTGACTTGTAATTTGTGTCGTGCAGCTGcggcaagttgtgtaaaacggctgcgtttatattctagGAGCACCTTTTTTTGATGATGGAAAATTATTTTCAAGGATACACGCGTGTTCgatgcaagttttaatagatttttatttctcccaaagtcacggctcaggagggctaaaGTCATGGTCACCATTttaaaatatttgtttttgtcgtgtgacagcaggcaggtaaaatgacattaagttcacctaatgtcGTTCGTTGTAAATGACGTTAGATTTGCTGTGTGATGGGTATTAGTCATGAAACATTGCCTGTTGTTGTGCTACTAAATTACTCATTGCCATTACCATAATTtcaaagtgcacttccctttctcataTAGCAGTGCATTGCCAAAGTGGCATTCTAAGACAGTGAGGGCACTCGCTCAAACTAGCAATAAATTTATCAGTGTGATCGGCCTTTTTTAAGTGTATAGAGATTTGCACTAGATTACTTTGAAGCTCTCCTAAATTTTACATTTTTTATGCTTTTCCTCAGAGCTCAAGCGAGCCACAGCAGGATTTCCGGCACGACTCCAACAAGGCCAAGAGTGAGGACGACACCTCCAACGATGCACCTGCTACACCTCATGGCAACAGCTCGAGCACGGAGACAAACCCTGCAGTATCTCCACCACACAGTCCACCACCAGTGTTGTCGCCCAGTGCTACAGAAGAGAAAGACAGCTCCACAGCGACGGCTGCGTCGCGCCTTTCGGCGTCCACGTTGCAGTCTGCGACACcgccacagcagcagcagccacagaCTCCCCATCCGGCTGCCGTGACACCAAAGCCGCAGCCAGCTGAAGCTAAGGAGCTGTCGGGCAAGGCCAAGCCTGCCATTGCTGTAGCCAGCCCACCAAAGACACTTCAGAGTGCCAAGAGCccgaaagaagaggaagaaaaggcaAAACTAGTGACTGCAGCCCCCAGTCAGCCACCGTCGGAGAAAAGCTGCGAACCGACAACGTCCGTCTCTAAGCCAAGCCCAGCAGAGGCATGTTTGTCTTCCCCGCCGGTGTTGGAAGCTTCGAAGAAGCCCGACACGGCAACTAAACGCAAGTTGGATGTGAAGCCAACGTCATCTAGTCCACAGATTCAGGTCGCATCTGTATCCCAGCAACCCCCCAGCAAGATGCCCAGGTTGTCTAGGCCCATGGACGTGCCCACAATCAACGCGGCAGCCAAGCCTCCTCCAGTCTCTACGGCGGCGGCATCGCTCGTGAACGGCTCGTCGCCGGTGAGGGTGCCCGTGCGGCCACCGGTAGCCTTCAAGCCCATCACTCCACGCCTCGGCATGACGCACGTTCACCACACCCATCCCCCTGCCTCGCACCTTGCGGTGCCCCCCGTAGCCGCCCGACTGGGTACCGGGCAGCTCGGACCGGCAGCGGTGGCACGAATCTCGCGGCCACCCCATCTGGCTCTGCCAACCAGTTCGCCATCTCTGCATCAGGCTGCATCGAATTCTGCCAACTCTGTCGGTCCCGTACCCCACCCCACCGCTGTACCCATCAGCTCCCCCGTTCCTGCCACGGGTGTTGTTGCACCCCAGCAGCCGGTGCCGTCGGCGACTCCCGTTCTCAATGGGCGCGACGGCGCGCCACCTCAGCCGGGCAGCGACCGCGAGAATGTCTGCAAACCAGCAGTTTCAGCCGTCTCCCAAGGAAAGCCGATGCACAGTCACAATGGCCAGGCTGCGTCTCCTCCGATGCTGCTGCCACCCAAGGAAGCCAGCGCAGAGCCGGCTGTAGCCGAGCCCGAGTACAGCCAGCTTGCCATCATCCCCGACTTCTGGCAGAAGCAGAGTCCAGTTGTGGATCAAGTCCTGATTACGGATGTGACTGCCAACCTGGTCACGGTGACTGTGCGCGAGTGTCGGACACAGGCAGGATTCTTCCGCGATAGGAGCAATGAGCAGGCGCCGAAGGACATTAAGTGAGACACGTGTGCTTTTTGTCGTCGCTCTATTGAACATGGGCGTCCACAAGCACTTGTACATTAGAGGGTGAATATGTGAGAAGGGTGATCAAAGACGCAAAGTGAGCGCAAAATGACGCGAGTGGTTCTTTCGTTGCCACTCTGTGAGGGTGGCATCTTGAGGCAGGCGGAGCAGTTTGTACAGTGGAAGGACGAGAAATCCAGACAAAATGTAATCCTTTAGGTTCGCAAGTGGCTGTAGATCACCTAAATTAATTCCACAGAGTTCTGCAAAAAAGGCTGCTCAGAGAGCAGTGCTTTTAATAACTTCAATTGTCAGTTCATGGAGAAATGTTTACAGGTGGTGTATTTTACCTTAGAGGGCATATGGAATCGCGTATGGGGAAATGCAACATTTTCTACAAGGATTAGTGAACTGCAGGTGCATGGGCCAACAGTATGTAGGCTGGATTTTTTTCTCCCTACATGGCGACACTTTTTTTAGGGTGTGGAGTGCACTTCAATCTCATTTGTGCACCCGGAGGTTTATACACCATACGGACGTGTAAACAAACTGCTTTCTGTTCATCTAAAGTTTGCAAGTGGCCCTCTGTTCATTTTCGTTCAAGGCACACAAATTGTTCTTTCTCAGCAGTAGTCTGCTCCTTTATTGCAGTTCATCTCTCGTGTGATTAGTTGTAACAAGGGCCCGCTGTCTGTAGAATGGATAGCCAAGTTACCTGCTTTGTGGTTCAGTATGAAAGGGCCCAATTTCTTTCAAACTGGAGCAGAGGATAAAGTAGGCCGTGCTTTGAATGAAATAGAACTGGATGTGCTGCTCTTTTGATGCTAGCTTTTTTTCCTTTGATATCATTACCATTGCTGGTGGGCATTGCACACACGTGAATATGGTCTTCAGCCACCTGTCCAAAGAGAGGGCATATTGTTCTCTGTATATAATGTAAGTATACGTATCTGTTAAACTACACTTCGATCAACTGCTTGGGAAAGGTGTGGTAGAGGGAATGTATACTGTTTTTTGGCCATTTCCCTTCCCCCATttgtggtgctttctgtttgGTTGCAGTAGTCAGTGTAGAGTTTAGTAAATACTACCGGAGAGCTGTTAATAGATTAGTGGGCTAGCCTAATATATTCTGTTGGTTTTTGTTTCGGTGTTGTCTTCGAAAGACCATGAAGAGTACCTGTTCCCTGAAGTCTAGCGTGGCATCGCAGAGGTTCAAGAGCACATATATGCAACAAAGGATTGCCGAGAGCTATATTGAGTGCCTTGGGTTGCTTCTACGTCAAACGGCGAGTGCACTCCGCAGCTTGGCCAAGTTAGTCGTGCCATGACAGGTCTTGTATCTGTATTGTCCGAAAATGACAGTCCCTGTCCTGTCACAATGATGCAGTTGTGAAAGTTTGACAGTAAGAGATTCAAAAATAGACTAAAATGTTGACGTTTCAGCAGATTGGGTCATCATTGCCTGTTGGTCGAAACGAATGGTGCAAACGGTGCTGTCAGTGTGACAGGTAGTGCTTCATGTCTGCAGCTATGCACAATTTCTGTCTGTATCGTCAACCTTTTTGTTTTGTGAGCACGGCCAACATGGCCTTCTGTACAGAATcactgtgtgcttttttttttcctgctttatgTTCGTTTCAAAGGACATGCcatggtacaaaaaaaaatggaatttctGTGAATAAAAGTGTACATAGACCTGCTTGCGTTGCACCGGCTCCCTTTCTTCACCAGTCATGCTACTGGTAGGTGGACTGATAGCCAGTAGCAAGTTTGAGAATGACTGGTACGGTGACTGTTGCATGCATGTGCTGGTTTAAAAGCAAGAACACTGGACTGACTAACTTTAAACTGTTCTCTTTGAGGAAGTGGGTATCGCCTTAATGATGAGCCAAAAATTAAACTCGCCAGAACACTCGTAATAAACAAGCTGCTCACTTTTAATAGCGAGTCTGAACACCACGGCAATGAATTAAACCTTCAGAGTCAAACAGATGCTATTCCAGAGAAGCTTGCCAGCCAGCTCTCGGTTCCCTACCCCTGTGGGACCCAGTGGGTCTTTTGGTGAGATAAGGCTCGGAAATGTCACTAAGTGACGGAATGCCCCATTGTCTCCGACCCATTCTTCCCGGTCGAAACCAAAAAAGGTACTAACACTGACAACAACGAGCAGGACGCATTGCGTTCTGCAGTGGAGTCGACTATATTTAGTCCACCATAGCGTGTGTACAagttcttcagtggaactgccatTCTGTATCTTCCGGTTACACTGATCTTGCTAGTCTAATACAAAAAATTCCTGATATTATTTTACTTCAAGAACCTTGGCTTTCAGTAAACAAAAAAATTTACCATCAATAATTTTCGTACACTTATCAACTAGGTAGAGGAGGTGGGTTGTTGGCCCTAGTCTCCGCAAAAATGTATCATAACGTCGCCGTATCTTTCGAACATATTTGTCCTGACTGTGAACTGTTAGCAGTAGATTGTTTGTTGCCTGGGTCATCTATGTTTACAGTGGTAAATGCGCACTTTCCGAATGGAGTAAGAAGTACAGACCACCTAGATTTTGTCACCAGGAATTCCAGTTCAAATTTGATTCTATTGGCAGGAGATTTCAACTCTCACCACATTTCTTGGGGGATAAAAATGGATGGGTGTGGGAAACGATTGTGGAATTGGCTGCAGGATAATGATTTTCGTTGCCATAATTCAGGTCACACTACCTTCTTACATGAACGATGCTCCTCGACATTAGACCTGACTTCTTCGTCTAGCCAGCTGGTCATTTCATCTTGGGGAAACATTTGACAATGGGACAAATAGCGACCACCTTCTGATTACCTTCGACATCATGCTATCGCGTCAGGCTCTTGTTATGCGGCAGCAACGGTTCATCAACTATAAAATCAATAAAGCCACTTTAAATTCTGCGATCCTGTCATTAACAGCATGTAATGAGCAACAAAGAACTGACTCAGTGGTAGCATTTACAAGCGCTGCTGTTCAACCGGCAGAGTTTTCTGTTAGGGCTGCGAATAGACCGTCAAACTCTGCTTGGTGCAATGATGCATGCAGGATTGATTATAGGCGCCAGAAAGCTGCATGGAAGCGTCTACATCATAACCACATACCGAAAAATTGGATTGACTATAAATTCTACGCTGCAATATTTAAACGAACAGTAGCAGTAGCTAAAGATAACCACAAAGCTGATTTGCATTCTTATTTATCAAAACCGGATAAAAGATCTGCACTGTAC comes from Rhipicephalus sanguineus isolate Rsan-2018 chromosome 7, BIME_Rsan_1.4, whole genome shotgun sequence and encodes:
- the LOC119400449 gene encoding polycomb group protein Pc, with the translated sequence MREAIHKASRERRSGQRRTPLSERLSEVMELSSVGERVFAAECIQKKRIRKGRVEYYVKWRGWSHKYNTWEPEENILDGRLLEAFESSQRDSGPGKRGQKSKKERSHSSSEPQQDFRHDSNKAKSEDDTSNDAPATPHGNSSSTETNPAVSPPHSPPPVLSPSATEEKDSSTATAASRLSASTLQSATPPQQQQPQTPHPAAVTPKPQPAEAKELSGKAKPAIAVASPPKTLQSAKSPKEEEEKAKLVTAAPSQPPSEKSCEPTTSVSKPSPAEACLSSPPVLEASKKPDTATKRKLDVKPTSSSPQIQVASVSQQPPSKMPRLSRPMDVPTINAAAKPPPVSTAAASLVNGSSPVRVPVRPPVAFKPITPRLGMTHVHHTHPPASHLAVPPVAARLGTGQLGPAAVARISRPPHLALPTSSPSLHQAASNSANSVGPVPHPTAVPISSPVPATGVVAPQQPVPSATPVLNGRDGAPPQPGSDRENVCKPAVSAVSQGKPMHSHNGQAASPPMLLPPKEASAEPAVAEPEYSQLAIIPDFWQKQSPVVDQVLITDVTANLVTVTVRECRTQAGFFRDRSNEQAPKDIK